The nucleotide window TAATAAATTTACTTTGAAGGGTACAAAGTATAGGCTTATGTTTAGAGGCCAACAGTGTGGCTTAGTTATAGTAACATGAACTCGGATTATGCATGAGATTTAGGTAATGCAATGTATACTTCATGAGACAATTTTATCCTTGCAAGAGGTCCTCCTATCTGTTGAAGACCGATGGTGTAATCAATTGTAATTGTCTACTATGTAAGTGGAAATTGATAGAATACCGGGTTAAGTTATTTGTGTCAAAGTTGAGCGTTGATTAAGGTAGAGCTGAGCTATCTATATTCAAGGAGAATgaatctgaaaaaatctacttaaacaagGTTGTTGGACCTATTCACTAGAaacttaataattaatatttaccttaaccaatcaaaaatatatcaatatgaTATTTCTTAATATTCACTCCTAGAATATTTTCATATCTAACAAACTGATTCCGTTATCAATCGAATTAATTATACTGTGTTTCTATTATTCAATTAATCATCAATACTACATATGTATATCCACGCCATCTCACATACTACATTGTCGTAAATTCATAAGTGGTctaatcaaattataaattgGTTTACATATAGAATCCATTATAACCATCCGAAATGATTTAGATagtgatttaatatttttaactaatggttaatatatattaacaacatttaattattcattaatatttcctagatttaatattttttgagtaTGTCATATTTTGACATAAGTAGTATCGATTGTGATTCCTATAAAACAGGGAATAATTCAACAGTTACTTTCATAATTACATTAAATTCattttacattatataattccaaatattgacaaaataaaatttgataaaaacactttAGCAAACcatttgttaaaaattatatatactacgttaaattaatttttataaagagtatcaataataaaaatatgttatttaagataaacttaaaaactattaaaaatcatataaatctatactattaaattagtcAAAATCAAGTAAATCTTAAGTCTCGTAACCTCAATAAATACAACTCTTATAAAATacacacaaaatataataagatGGAGTAGGCATGTGCATTCGGATCTTGGAGTTGGGTACATATTGTTTCTTTTCGATTCCGAGTCTTTCGAGTCCTAGACATTTGGATCTAACTAggtatttgaaatttttcttgGTTCATGTTCAAATAGGTTCACTTCATGACCATGACAATTCAGGTCCCATAATTCAGATacatgtaatttttaaatatgtaatgGGTTTGGGTATTTAAGACCCAAAAAACTTAAAGTACCTGAAAACTCAAACAAATAcctgaaaatatttgaataccAGAAAAACACAAAGTTTGCCCGAAATCTGATAAAAGAACCAAAAAACACCCAAAATTTTATTCGAATGcccaacatatatttttaaaactttgacattttaatcaaaatctgaacccaaaattggaaaaaaaatagtaatactGAAAATTGAAATACCCAAATATACTAATATACGCAAAATATTTTAGGTACCCGCGATTGGGATTCTGGTAGGAACAAGACTCGAAACAAGACCCGCGGGTCCAAAAATACccaatatgtattttttttctggACCCGAATCCAAACCAAACATTATGTTTATGtcgatttcggtttggtttctcAGGTCCGGATATGCCATGCCTAAATAGTTATGTAAGAGTGTAcataaaaaatcttaaattaagtaattcataaattatagttttagaCATATTCGCTTTTTcgatataatatgattttttaacataataCTGTATAACAATTCTCAAATACTAATTCAtatcaaattttgtttatattctaGAAAAACCCGTGTTTTTGAAGTGCGAgtcaaaatctaatatatattatactcaTTTAAAACATGaacatgacctattgatataGAGTAGtccaactattttaatacaattattaaaacctattattaatcatttaagagaatattatacaaaaaacacaaatataactaaaaacacaatataaaaattaaatttctaaaaaatgtaaacaaaaaaaaatatccgcCTTTTTTAAGGGCGTGTCAGAATAGTAGTGCATTATTTCTACATAAGAATCACATATATGTAAGCACAAAGTATATTCATGTAACATTTCATAAGATCATAAAGTTTTTGGTCATAAAGAAgttttttggataaaaaatgCATACGTCAGagaatatatttaatatgttgATCAAATCCGTTTTggtataaatattcaaaatgaaCATTGTTTGGATTTGCTTTGTCTTTCATTTAGAAGAAGAAACCCtccaaaaaaattctgaaagtgatattttattttcaaagagAAGATTATTGTTTTTTCATAATTGTTTTTTGAAGAAAAGTGATATTCAGAATATAAATTCTTCAAATAGTTTTCGTTAAAGAGTTCTAGTTTgatattagttaaaaaaaaaaaatataatttgtacaTCAGTTTCTTTGCTTCGGAATAGAGAGGGCATGCTACACAAAATTTCACTGACTTTTTGTAGAGCAACTTCCTTACTGAATTTTCAATCCTATTAACATGTGGTCTAAAAAAGCTGCTTCACATGTTCTGTTCTGTGTGTTCCGTGGTCAACAATAGGCCCTATTGCTAATTAGGAAACGCATCTTGTATTATTTGATTTACTTTGATGTTATATAACTATATTTATGTGGTATCTCTTGTCTCTGCCagtcataaacaaaaaaaaaaatggataaaaGATGGAGTCTCAAAGGTATGACGGCTCTTGTAACGGGTGGAGCCAGCGGAATCGGGTTAGTCTTTCTACTCTCTAGCTTATATCAAAATTTAGCTAGTTTTCtgcttttatttaatatatctctttttttttgtcgttaATATTTTAGGCATGCCATAGTAGAGGAACTAGCCGGCTTTGGGTGTAAAGTTCATGCATGTGATCTATCCGAAACTCTGCTCAATCAGAGTTTATGTGAATGGAAGAAGAAAGGGTTTCAAGTGAGTGGTTCGGTCTGTGATGTATCATGTCGTTCCGAGAGAGAAAAACTCATACAAACCGTCTCAACTATGTTCAACGGCAAGCTCAACATTCTTGTAAGTCAAATTTAAGTTTCAAGTAACGAAGGATATTCTTTTCGGAAACAAAATTTTGTACAATAGGATTTTTGTtactcttctttttgttttcgttCTACATAGGTGAACAACGTTGGCTCAGCTCGTGTAAAACCAACAACTGAATATCTGGAAGATGATTTCTCCTTTCATATCTCAACAAACTTGGAGTCTGCTTATCATCTTAGCCAGCTTTCACATCCTTTTCTAAAAGCTTCAGGATCTGGAAGCATTGTCTTCATTTCTTCAGTTGCAGGGGTTGTTTCAATTGATTGTGGATCCATGTATGGTTTAACCAAAGGTACATAGTATTACTAGACGCAATATAGgagaatttcaaatttttttggtaaaaagaaaaGGTTAATTTCTATCATTCTTGTTTTGTGCAGGAGCTTTGAATCAACTAGCAAGAAATCTGGCTTGTGAATGGGCCAAAGATGGAATAAGAGCCAACGCTGTTGCTCCCAATTTTATCTACACTGCTCTGGCTCAACCTGTAATGAATGACACATTCCAACTTTATTTTTCTCCTTCCAATTAACGTCACGCACTTTTCTcattcttgtttctaaatcttGTGAATAATCAGTTTCTTGATGACGCTGGTTTTAACAAGAGTTTGTCCACTAGAACTCCACTTGGTCGCCCTGGAGAACCAGAAGAGGTTGCATCACTTGTGGCATTCTTGTGTCTACCTGCGGCTTCATATATTACTGGTCAGAGCATTTGTGTTGATGGAGGTCTCACGGTCAATGGCTTCTCCTATCAACCACATGCTTGAGCTGAGAGTTGCGTGGTGGTGATGCAGCGTACAAGCCTATTTTCTTCTGGTGTTGGGTTCTGTATTTGGGTTGGCAGTGTATTCGTGCTTtactttatgttttgtttttaacttttcttttgaTCATTAATAAAACCCAAAATGAAGAAACTCATGTAGTTCCCCATCATTATTGATATCCAAGTAGTTTGTAATTGCTTCTAAGTTAAAGAATGGAGAGccttaaaatgataaattagtCTCCAAATAATCAATAATAAGCATATAAACACGATTAAGAGAAATGCTCAAAGACCATTTTGAAATTAGAGAGCATTTGTAACTTTCACTAACCAGTCTCAAAATTCCTTCCTTTagcctttttctcttttttttttcttttgatgttGGGTTCTCTATTAGGGTCAGCAGTTTATTTGCTTTAGTCTATGATTACCCTTAAGTCGATTTGTGTTTTGGTTTTTACCACAAAGTTTTTACTGCAAACTACATCAAACCATAACTTTTATCATAACTCAGATCTAATATTACATGTCACCAATTAAAGcctatgttttgttttaaaattttgctttCGATCGTTAATAAAGCCAAAGTGAAGAACTCCAGTAGTTTGACACTAGAATCCTCCTCATATGCAAGGAACAGTTGCTGCAACCGAAATTGATTCAAGCCAATTATTATGCAAACTAGTGCACGAAAGAGAGGTAGAGAAAATTGAGCTGACTTGATAgacaattattattatatgctGTTTGGTTTCAAGtgaataaaatttcaatatcaAAATTGTTTTGATTTCATCTAACTCACATAGTTATAAAATGTGCAATGAAGCAAACTTTGTTCTAACTTCTGGTTTCGTTTTCCGTCAAGGCGAAAACGACAAATGAGAAAATTTGTTGAGAAATTCTTTAGAATAGTCCTTataagtttttgttacaaaaatagtttcaatgaaaaaaatgaccaaaataaattttattaaaaaataaaaatgtgtttttattctAGGGCTAACTAAtctaaatttagggtttagagttaaagggtggagttttgaggataagattttaaattttaaacaataaaaattaaaaataaaaatttcaaaataaaaatgaactaTTTTGgtccttttcttttttaaatactatttttgtgacaaaaacttaaatggCTATTTGAGGAATTGTCCTAAATTTGTTTTAGTCGACAATTTTGATCATTATCAGTATGTTTTTGCATGGGTGATGGGACAACGTGCACAGACATTATTGCCATGCTCTCTCAGATAACATTTCCACCACACATCCAAACGTACTCATTCATTCAAACTTATCTGATCCACGCTATAACACATGCCATGTCTGGCCATTGCTAGTCACACTCAAAAACATGGATAAGCGATGGAGTCTTCAAGGTATGACTGCCCTTGTAACCGGTGGAGCCAGCGGAATCGGGTTCGTCTTTCTTCTCTGTATCATCTTGAATGGTCAAGATTTTAAGTAGTCTATGCTTGTTGAATGTTTAGGTATGCCATAGTAGAGGAGTTAGCTAGATTTGGAGCTAAAATCCATGTTTGCGACATATCTGAAGTTATTCTTAATCAAAGCTTAAGCGAATGGGAAAATAAAGGGTTTCACGTGAGTGGCTCAGTCTGTGATGTTACCTCTCTTTCCGAGAGAGAATCATTAATACAATCTGTCTCCTCGCTGTTCGATGGCAAGCTCAACATTCTTGTAAGTAAATGATCTTAATCTTGAAACAACAAAGCATATCCGTTTAACGAAAACTGAAAAATATTCTCATTCTGTTCAACTTAGGTGAACAATGTGGGAGTACTTCGTGGAAAGCGAACGTTAGAATATGCGAAAGAGGATTTTGATTTCCACATCTCAACAAACTTGGAACCTGCTTTCAATTTTTGTCAGCTTTCACATCCTCTACTAAAGGCTTCAGGCTATGGAAGTATCATCTTCATGTCCTCTATTACAGGCATTTTATCATTTACCGCTGGATCCATTTATAACTTAACAAAAGGTAACCAAAATACAATTATAGAGGCAATACTAGCTAATTATCGCTagtttaacttttattttgttgATTCCACAAATCGTAAGACAAAGTTTATTATAGGAGCTCTGAATCAGCTAGCAAGAAATCTGGCATGTGAATGGGCAAAAGACGGCATAAGAGCCAATGCTGTTGCACCTAATGTTATCAAGACTCCTCTGTCTCAATCTGTCAGTAAATAAAACagttttttacatattatgtgTAATGTGTGTGTACGAATGTAACAACCTCAAATCTTCTAATCATCTTTTAATTGTGTGTTTTAAAGTATCTTGATGACGTCAAGTTCAATGAAGAATTATGCCGAAGAACTCCACTTGGGCGCGCTGGTGAGCTGAATGAAGTTGCATCACTAGTGGCATTCTTGTGTCTACCTGCAGCTTCCTATATCACAGGTCAAACTATTTGTGTTGATGGAGGCCTTACGGTTAACGGTTTCTCCTATCAACCACATGCTTAAAAATGACCTTGTCGCGTTTTATCTGTTTGCCTTCAGTTCTCAGAGTTCTCTCTCTATAAAAATCTCATTGTCCCGTTTTGTCAGTTTGTCATAATAAATGAGTTCTTACTTTCATTGTTGAGACTTGAAAGCTACTTCCAAAGTTAATACATCTTAAATGTACAATCTTATTTAAGATGTATTGATGCTTGTTATTTTTTCGTCttcttttgtttcaaattatCTGGACTACCATTTGTTTACATGTTTAAATCATCTTCTCTTTTAATTACAACCACAAATACCAACTTAATCATTCATTGTATATCTATAATCTGTGGCATTTCTGGTAATTACTAATCACATGCAAACAAAAAATGGTTAAAAGATGGAGTTTTCAAGGTATGACCAGGCCTGGCTCTTGGCATGTGCAAGAGGTGCACTGGGtccaatattttttacaatttgttGGTTAGATTTTGGAGCATTTACCAACAAAATTAGGACCTTTTTGCATAACTATTTTAGTTGTTCTTTGACGTAACTTAATATATAGGGCCCATGAAAATAATGAGCCAGGAACCAAGTGGTTTTGTAGGCCTGAGTATTTTACCTGGATCCGAAGATCCGACCCGAAATCGACTCGAAAAAACCCAGTTCGGATAGGAACCGATCCGATCAAATTACTCTATCGGGTCTTGTTGCAGAGGACCCGCGGATCTTGGATCCGACCCGACCCAAATCCGATGGGTACTCgaattaataatgtaaattaaataaaatgcatgAAGGGGGAATCAAAGACGGATTATTCGTCTAGAGAACATGGAGGTCAACCACTAGGAGACAACAAATTGTTGTTGTATCTCgcatagtttaatatatatatacacattttaatataataaaaacacaaattttggataaattttcgaatattttcggatatataaatattttcagatattttttttgtatttttagatcttttttaatcgaacccgaaccgaacctgaCCCGAAATCGAACCGAATCCAAACCGATAAATTCTAGTTACCCAAATGGGTCTAACTATTTaagacccgacccgacccggaCCGGCACGATCCGAATCGATCCGGaactgaaaatttaaaattacccTATCGGGTCCTAAACTCTTAGACCTGAAAGACCCGGACCCGGAAGGATCCGATCCGAATCCGACCCAACGAtccgaatgcccaggcctatggtcttggcctagtggtaaaggggttcCAGCTGGAGCTTCTGTCCTGGGTTCGATTCTCTTTGGCCACCCATAGACGTCTTAAGTGGTAAAAAAACTTagatttttatgggttttttgGTGATTAGTCTTTGGCCTAGAAAGCCTCTGAGATCACACCAAaattatcagaaaaaaaaaaagaaaaaagcgCCAGGCCTAGGTATGACTTCTCTTGTGACCGGTTGAACCAGCGGAATCGGGTTCGTCTTTCGGTAGAACTCCAGTACTTGGTCGTACTAGAAATCAAATGAATTTTGCATCCGGtcattgacatatatatatgcctccaatttgttaaaaaattattgttattaaGCTTTATTCTAAAGTATTTTTGGTCTCCAAAAACTCAACCGACCTTATGCATGCATCACTAGTGGTCTTCTTGTGTCAAACCTTTGGATGATCACCCGGAGTTCTGGTTCTTTCAGTTTTCTTGCTTTAATACAGAGAGGCATACTGACAAACATTTGTAGAGAAGCTTCTTTACTGGACTTTCAAACCTAGTAGTATATGATTAGTGATCTCCATCCCAGACTCTAAATAACTACAtataagcttgatttgaatGATACACTTTTGTGAATAAGTTGGGTATAAAAACATGTTTACACATtgaattataatctgttttgtGTGTTTCTGATGTAAAAAATGTGTCTCATTTTTGAGATGTTATGATAGTAAAAAACGATATACTTAATTAACCCTAATCCAAAAAAACTCTCCATTAATTAAAACCTATGAAAACCCCTAACGATATTCAGAAATGTTAGGGTaatcaaaagaaaacataatctttgGACACATTCCAGGAGCTATGAATCAGCTGACTAGAAACTTATATATAGATTGTGAGTGGGAAAGTGGCAACATAAGGGTTAACTTAGGATGTCCATGGTTGATCGCAATGTaagatattatttttactatgtTTTATAAGAAGGTTTTGGTTGATTTTTCGTACTAAGTGAATTTTGATTACTTTACATGAAAAATCTCTCCGATACTAGGACACTAAGTGAATTTTGATTACTTTACAGAAAATCTCTGCGATACTAGGATAGTAAATAAAAAGTGGAGAGTttggataaaaaaaagaagaagtggaGAGTAAAACACCGATGAGACgtgttagaccatctccaatgggacacaaaaattatctatatatatattttatactaaaataaagtaACTCTATTACAGAGTTGGATTTattccaatggttcactctataataaataaatatagagtaatcttGCTTTTtgacttcaaatatagagtaaaaaaatattactctatattattatattaggGCATCTTCAATTTCACTCTATTTTATcctttaaaatagagtttagagtaaaaatgctccaatgatactctattttctactctataatagtgtaaacctattttttactctatatatagagtaatttctttactttttgttcatactctattttttactctaaaatagaataccattggagcaacatccaactctattatagagtaactttattttagaagaaaaaatagagtaaaccattggagatggtcttatagagtaactctattatagcatCTCTAATGgaacactattttttttctctatattttacactaaactaagaataactctattatagagttgaatttgctccagtggtttactctataatagaattactctataaggagtgaaatatagaagaatcttgtttttttattccaaatatagagaaaaaaacaacatccctctata belongs to Brassica napus cultivar Da-Ae unplaced genomic scaffold, Da-Ae ScsIHWf_30;HRSCAF=58, whole genome shotgun sequence and includes:
- the LOC125575073 gene encoding tropinone reductase homolog At2g29330-like, coding for MDKRWSLKGMTALVTGGASGIGHAIVEELAGFGCKVHACDLSETLLNQSLCEWKKKGFQVSGSVCDVSCRSEREKLIQTVSTMFNGKLNILVNNVGSARVKPTTEYLEDDFSFHISTNLESAYHLSQLSHPFLKASGSGSIVFISSVAGVVSIDCGSMYGLTKGALNQLARNLACEWAKDGIRANAVAPNFIYTALAQPFLDDAGFNKSLSTRTPLGRPGEPEEVASLVAFLCLPAASYITGQSICVDGGLTVNGFSYQPHA
- the LOC106436183 gene encoding tropinone reductase homolog At2g29310 isoform X1, which codes for MDKRWSLQGMTALVTGGASGIGYAIVEELARFGAKIHVCDISEVILNQSLSEWENKGFHVSGSVCDVTSLSERESLIQSVSSLFDGKLNILVNNVGVLRGKRTLEYAKEDFDFHISTNLEPAFNFCQLSHPLLKASGYGSIIFMSSITGILSFTAGSIYNLTKGALNQLARNLACEWAKDGIRANAVAPNVIKTPLSQSYLDDVKFNEELCRRTPLGRAGELNEVASLVAFLCLPAASYITGQTICVDGGLTVNGFSYQPHA
- the LOC106436183 gene encoding tropinone reductase homolog At2g29310 isoform X2, encoding MESSRYDCPCNRWSQRNRVRLSSLYAIVEELARFGAKIHVCDISEVILNQSLSEWENKGFHVSGSVCDVTSLSERESLIQSVSSLFDGKLNILVNNVGVLRGKRTLEYAKEDFDFHISTNLEPAFNFCQLSHPLLKASGYGSIIFMSSITGILSFTAGSIYNLTKGALNQLARNLACEWAKDGIRANAVAPNVIKTPLSQSYLDDVKFNEELCRRTPLGRAGELNEVASLVAFLCLPAASYITGQTICVDGGLTVNGFSYQPHA